In the Ruminococcus sp. OA3 genome, one interval contains:
- a CDS encoding dihydroorotate dehydrogenase codes for MSMRVNLAGVELLNPVMTASGTFGSGTEYSEFVDLNRLGAVVTKGVANTPWSGNPTPRIAETCGGMLNAIGLQNPGIDVFCERDLPFLSQFDTRIIVNVCGKTTEDYCEVVERLSDEKIDMMEINISCPNVKEGGIAFGQDPKAVEAITAEVKKRARHPVIMKLSPNVTDITEMARAAEAGGADVLSLINTLTGMKIDVNRRTFAIANKTGGLSGPAIKPVAVRMVYQVANVVKVPIIGMGGIVTAEDALEFILAGATAVSVGTANFTNPYATTEIIDGLEAYMEKHKIKDIRELIGAVR; via the coding sequence ATGAGTATGAGGGTAAATCTGGCAGGTGTAGAGCTGTTAAATCCGGTTATGACGGCGTCAGGAACTTTCGGGTCTGGCACGGAATACAGCGAATTTGTTGACCTGAACCGGCTGGGTGCGGTTGTGACGAAGGGAGTTGCAAATACCCCGTGGTCCGGGAATCCGACTCCCAGGATAGCCGAGACATGCGGAGGAATGCTGAATGCGATCGGTCTTCAGAATCCGGGTATCGATGTCTTCTGCGAACGTGACCTGCCATTTCTCAGTCAGTTTGACACACGAATCATCGTAAATGTCTGTGGAAAGACGACCGAAGACTACTGTGAGGTTGTGGAGCGTCTGTCGGATGAAAAGATTGATATGATGGAGATCAATATCTCATGCCCGAATGTCAAGGAAGGCGGTATCGCCTTCGGTCAGGACCCCAAAGCAGTGGAAGCGATCACTGCTGAAGTGAAAAAACGTGCGAGGCATCCTGTCATCATGAAATTGAGTCCGAATGTGACGGACATTACGGAGATGGCAAGGGCTGCGGAGGCGGGCGGTGCCGATGTACTTTCTCTGATCAATACACTGACCGGCATGAAAATAGATGTAAACAGAAGGACATTTGCGATCGCGAATAAAACGGGCGGGCTCTCCGGTCCTGCCATCAAACCAGTCGCAGTGCGGATGGTCTATCAGGTGGCGAATGTGGTGAAGGTTCCCATTATTGGTATGGGCGGTATAGTAACAGCAGAGGATGCGCTCGAATTTATTCTGGCGGGTGCCACTGCCGTGTCCGTAGGAACAGCCAATTTCACGAACCCATATGCGACAACAGAGATTATAGACGGGCTGGAAGCATACATGGAGAAACACAAAATAAAGGATATCAGGGAATTGATTGGTGCAGTGAGATAA
- the pyrE gene encoding orotate phosphoribosyltransferase, with the protein MENYKREFIEFMVDCGVLKFGDFVTKSGRKTPFFVNTGFYRTGAQLRRLGGYYARAVKESFGLDFDVLFGPAYKGIPLSVATSMAISELYDKDIRYCSNRKEVKDHGDTGILLGSPIQDGDRVVIIEDVTTAGTSIEETLPIIRAQGDVDPVGLVVSVDRMERGKGTKSALREIEEKYELKTTAIVTMEEVTEHLYNREYNGKIIIDDSLKTAIDAYYEQYGVLE; encoded by the coding sequence ATGGAGAATTATAAGAGAGAGTTTATTGAGTTTATGGTAGACTGCGGCGTTTTGAAGTTCGGAGATTTTGTAACCAAAAGCGGAAGAAAGACTCCGTTTTTTGTGAACACCGGATTTTACAGAACAGGAGCACAGCTGCGGAGACTGGGCGGATATTATGCGAGAGCGGTGAAAGAAAGTTTTGGATTGGATTTTGATGTGCTGTTTGGACCGGCTTACAAAGGGATCCCGCTGTCAGTTGCCACATCTATGGCGATCAGCGAACTTTATGATAAAGATATCCGGTACTGTTCCAACCGGAAAGAGGTGAAAGATCACGGAGACACTGGAATTCTGCTCGGAAGTCCGATTCAGGATGGGGATCGTGTGGTGATCATTGAAGACGTAACGACAGCCGGGACATCGATTGAAGAAACCCTGCCGATCATCAGGGCGCAGGGGGACGTTGACCCAGTTGGGCTTGTAGTATCAGTGGATCGAATGGAACGCGGAAAGGGTACAAAAAGCGCACTTAGAGAAATTGAAGAAAAATATGAACTTAAGACTACTGCGATCGTAACAATGGAAGAAGTTACGGAACATCTGTATAATCGTGAGTATAACGGCAAAATTATCATTGATGACTCATTAAAGACAGCAATTGATGCATATTATGAGCAATATGGAGTACTGGAATAG
- a CDS encoding VanZ family protein has product MKTKTKRRIRTAGWILFILYLILLLYFLFFSEWYGRKNWIEEDYRYNLILFKEIKRFWIYREQLGMQAVLLNLVGNVVGFLPFGFILPILSKKRPNLLLTGVMGFLLSLSVETLQLIGKVGSFDVDDLLLNTAGAVLGYLLFSICNAIRRWKYGKTL; this is encoded by the coding sequence GTGAAAACAAAGACCAAGCGGCGGATCCGGACAGCAGGCTGGATTCTTTTTATCCTTTATCTGATCCTGCTGCTGTACTTTCTGTTTTTTTCGGAATGGTATGGACGTAAAAACTGGATAGAAGAGGATTACCGGTACAATCTGATCCTGTTTAAGGAAATCAAACGTTTCTGGATTTACAGGGAGCAGCTGGGCATGCAGGCAGTACTGCTGAATCTGGTGGGAAACGTAGTAGGGTTTCTGCCCTTTGGATTTATCCTGCCGATTCTAAGCAAAAAGCGTCCTAACCTGTTGCTGACAGGCGTTATGGGATTTTTGCTGAGCCTGTCTGTGGAAACTCTGCAGCTGATCGGAAAAGTCGGGAGTTTTGATGTGGATGATTTATTATTGAATACAGCCGGAGCAGTTCTGGGTTACCTGCTGTTTTCAATCTGCAATGCGATAAGGAGATGGAAGTATGGCAAAACGCTATAG
- a CDS encoding HD domain-containing protein: protein MNERLEKQAAFMLEADKAKNIFRQTHLSGHGRNENDAEHSWHMALMAFLLSEHANQEVDQLRVIKMLLIHDLVEIDAGDTYAYDDAGNETKRQREEKAADRIFGLLPEDQERELRELWEEFEAYETPEALFAHVLDNFQPLTLNDANGGNDWKEHQVKKSQILKRNEKTEQGSAGIWKYMKQMIERNVEAGAIIDE, encoded by the coding sequence ATGAATGAACGATTAGAAAAACAGGCAGCATTTATGCTGGAAGCAGATAAGGCAAAAAATATTTTTCGTCAGACACATCTGTCCGGTCATGGAAGAAATGAGAATGATGCGGAACACTCCTGGCATATGGCATTAATGGCATTTCTGCTCAGCGAGCATGCAAATCAGGAAGTAGACCAGCTGAGAGTGATCAAAATGCTGCTGATCCATGACCTGGTTGAAATTGATGCCGGAGATACCTATGCATATGATGATGCCGGAAATGAGACAAAGCGTCAGCGCGAGGAAAAAGCAGCAGACCGCATTTTTGGACTTCTTCCCGAAGACCAGGAACGGGAGCTTCGGGAACTGTGGGAAGAATTTGAAGCATACGAGACCCCGGAAGCATTATTTGCCCATGTACTTGACAATTTTCAGCCATTGACTTTAAATGATGCGAATGGAGGAAACGACTGGAAAGAACATCAGGTGAAAAAGTCTCAGATTCTAAAACGCAATGAAAAAACTGAGCAGGGGTCTGCTGGAATTTGGAAATATATGAAACAGATGATTGAGCGCAATGTGGAAGCGGGAGCGATCATCGATGAGTAA